From Calorimonas adulescens:
AATCCTGCATTTATTTCGCTTATGATCCCAGTGAAAGCAGAGCTCACAGCTTTTTGCTCCCTCAAGAATAGAATCTTCAAAGCTGTTTTCCAGTGTAAAATCCGGGCATCTTTCTCCCACTGCCATGAATTCTTGCCTGCTACCCATTAAGTATCTTTCCCCTTTCATTTTTTATTTATATTATCCAAAAGTAAAATATTTTATAAACGAATTTTCCATCTGCTTTTGTTTTTTATATAAGAGTCTATGATATCAGCGGCCTGTTTTGCCCGGTTGGCCCACGAGTTTTTACGTGCAAACTCAATCCTTTTCTCAATATTAAAGTCCTTTTCTCTCAAAGCCCTGCCTATCATTTTTGAAAATGAGGCAGTATCTTCCGCAATATAGGCCAGGCCGCTTGAAATTATCTCAGGTAACGGGGTTGACACCACAGGTTTTCCCGCACTCATGTATTCAAAAAATTTAATTGGGTCGCTCCCTTCCGTCATTTCGGTTATTTTAAATGGTATCATACAGACGTCCATGTATTGAAGGTACTGGGGAAGCTGTATATATTCCTTTCTACCTAAGAAAAATGCGTTCTGCGCTTTAAAAGGTACAGAGAATTCGCTGTACTTTGGACCAATAAACACAAAGTTATAGGAAGGATTAGATACTACGGTATCTCTTATTATGTCCCAGTCGAGCCACGTGGACAATGCACCAATAAATCCAACTATCGGCTTTCCGGTAGGAATATCTTTGGGTGGGTGTGTATAAATGAATCTTGCCTTATTGAAATGCTCAAAATCAGCCCCATTTTTTAACATATGCAGGTTTTCATGAGGCCACATATAGTTATACAGTTTTCTCGACACTGTAAAGACAATGTTAGCTTTTCTCTTTATCTCAGCCATATCTTTTTCCCATACTGCAAATTCTTCGCTTGGGAAATCCACCGCATCAAATACTACCACATTCTCTCTAAATTTCTTACCCAAAAGCCTTACATGTGGTGGGTACGTTATCCACAGTACAATAGGCGGTGTAACCAAAGCATCATATTCTACTGGATATAGCTTGTCATTCACAATTATTAGATTATCATCCTCAACCGCTATTCTCTGACCGTCTTTTATATAGTTATTATTATTAAAAAAGATACATCGAATGCCAAGTCTTGAAAATTCTTTCATTAACTGCTGGGGTCTCTGGTAAAGCCACTTGTAATCAATTGTAGGAGGATATATTATGGTCATCTGCACCCCTCCTTTATTGCTGGCGCTTGCCTGAATTGTTCAATATTGTAATAGTTTCCATGCCATAAACATTAAAGAGGCATGGGTATCTTAAATTTTCTACTTCTGCTAATTTGTAACAGCCATGTTTATAGCAGGGTTTTCCAAACCTGGGTAAAGCCGAACAGCCATTGATCATATTCAAAGACCTCAAAAGGCATCTATGCCTAAAATCTTTAGTGTCTATTTTGATCTCTTCAATTATTATCTCATGCTCCAAATTGACTGCATCTCATCTATAATTATATGTTCACGTATTCTTCTCTTAACCCCGCATCCTTTCTCATATCTTATACCTCTAAAACATTTTATGCTTTTAAAATGAGTAGGTGAAAGCCTCATTAAATAATTGCACCGGGATATAAAACTATGTCTATGTAAATCAGTGAAACTTCCTCCTTACCAGAACAGTTTATATTATCCGTTTAGCTGTATGACAGACGCGATCATACTGCGCTTTGTAATATATACCCAAGATATATTTTCTTTAATAAAAAAATATGTTTGTCCTTTATATCATTTAGGTAGGATTTTTTTTATTTATGTAGAATATATACTACGGAGTGGAATTTTTTGTACCGGGGGTATAAAATGGAAAGAAACAGGTATTTTACCATTATTCTCATCCCCCATTCAACCGGTAAACCCTTGTCCATAAGGATCCCTTTATACGTTATATGGGCGACTCTGGTAACCGTACTGTCAATAATTATTTACTCATTGTTTTTGACCAATTCATACATAGAAGTTAACAATAAAAAGGAGTCTCTATCTGCTCAGGTAATTAATTTAGAAAAGGAAAAAAGACAAAAAGAATCTGAAATCAGTACATACGAGATTGAAATTAACCAGATATCGGAGTATCTGAAAAATCTAAAAGCCCTGGAGGCCGAGGTACAACAAAAAGTAGGCCTCGAACAGTCCACTCCATCCCGAAACAATCTTGATAGGATAAGACTTTTAGAGTCACAAGACGGCGTGAGTAATGATGATATAATTGATGAAATAAAAGGCATTATAGAAGAATATCAAAATCTTTTAAAGGACATAGAGGAACGGGAAAAATATCTTCGTAATGTACCCAACCTGTATCCGGTAAATGGAAAAGCATCCTCAGGATATGGTAACCGAATCAATCCCATAACAAGGTCTTGGGAGTTTCACTCCGGTCTGGATATTTGTGCTGACTATGGCTCTACAGTCAAGGCCGCCTGTGATGGTGTTGTAAGCTTTACTGGCATAAAAAGTGGTTATGGTCAGACAGTTATAATAAAAAACAGTTATGGGTTTACAACATTATACGGTCATAACTCAAGGTTACTTGTAAAAGAAGGACAAAAGGTCAAGAAGGGTGATCCCATAGCCAAGGTTGGCAGCTCTGGATTGAGTACGGGTCCTCATGTGCATTTTGAGGTCTATAAAAATGGGGTAAGGGTGGATCCTTTAAAGTATCTCATGGGGGGTGAGTAATATTTTTGGAAAAAGAACTGTAGTAAGCACAAACAGCGACAAAATTACCACGCTTATTGGTTCAGAGACATCCATAACAGGAAACATTAAGTCAGAAGGAACATTGAGGATTGACGGTATATTAAATGGCGGAATTGAAACTTCGGGAGACGTGATTATTGGAGAAAACAGTGTGGTAACCGGAGATATTAAAGCAGCAAACACTGTTATAGCTGGAAGACTCAATGGAAATATAGACTGCAGTGGGACAGTCTCCATTGGAAGCAGTGGAAAAGTTTTTGGAGACATCAAATCATATAACCTACGAATAGTGGAGGGCGCTATCATCGAAGGAAGATGCAGTATAAGGAATGAGGATGACCATACAGTATTCTTGAATTCTTCAAAAGAGCCTGCATGATGGCTCTTTATATTTTCCAACAGGGGGTTGATAGATATGAAGGTGTATATATCTGCTGATATGGAAGGTATTAGCGGTGTTGTAAACAATGAGCATACAGACAGGAACGGTAGAGAACACGACAGGGCAAGGATCTGGATGACAGAAGAGGTGAATGCAGCCATAGAGGGGGCTCTGGATGCTGGGGCTACAGAGATAATAGTAAATGATTCCCATGGTACAATGAGAAATATAATATTGGAATCTTTAAACCCGGCAGCAAAACTTATTACCGGTTCCCCTAAAAGATACAGTATGGTAGAGTGCTTAGATGAAACTTTTGATGCTGCTATATTCATAGGTTACCACGCCAGGGCTGGTTCCAGCGGTGTGCTATGCCATACCTACACTGATTCTGTTGAATACGTAAAAATAGACGAGAAGGAGGTTGGTGAGACTGGTATTAATGGCGGAGTAGCAGGTTATTACGGTGTCCCTTTAATATTAGTTTCTGGTGACGATGTTCTCTGCAATGAGGCAAAAGCCCTGATACCGGGGATATACACAGTCGAAGTTAAAAAAGCTCTCTCAAGAAATGCGGCGCTCTGCCTATCCTTGAATTCTGCCCATAGTCTCATAAGAACAACAGTAAAAGAAGCTCTTTTCCATAAAGACAATATAAAACCTTTAACGTTTAATAAACCTGTATTATTAGAAGTAAGATTCACAAATCCAGCATACGCTGATGCAGCTTCTACAATACCAGGGGTCAAAAGGATTGATTCAAAAACACTGACTTATATGTGTGATGATTATCTTATTGCCTTTGATGCTTTCAGGTCTATGATCAATATTGAGTCATAAAAAGGAGCCCATATGGGCTCCTTTTTATGACTGCCTATCTAAATTGGCATTCCTCTCACTGGATGATGGATTTACTGTACCTATCTCTTGACTGGCGTAGCTGCTTATGTTTGACCACATGGACTTTTCTATATTACTATTGGTGGCACCTCCCCAATCCTGGCCAGGCCTATCCCCGTAAACCTGGTTTCCGTACTGATAGACAGGCGTCTGGTTAAAACCGGATTGATTCGATGCACCCTGCATGGTCGCATTCATACCTTGCCATATAGATTGCATTTGACTATTTAAATTGTTTATATTGGTTTTTGCGTTGTTGAGGTCCTGTTGATTTGCAGGAAATGACTTATACCAGCCTTTCCTGTTCATTACCTGAAATATCATGTATTGATTGTTAAACTCGTCATTCAAAATACTTGTCAGATCACTTCTCATCGATGTATCAGAAGCTTCAGAAACTGCCTGTGTATACGTGCTATTAAGCAGTTTTTGAGAATTAATACAGTCTAA
This genomic window contains:
- a CDS encoding M55 family metallopeptidase, which produces MKVYISADMEGISGVVNNEHTDRNGREHDRARIWMTEEVNAAIEGALDAGATEIIVNDSHGTMRNIILESLNPAAKLITGSPKRYSMVECLDETFDAAIFIGYHARAGSSGVLCHTYTDSVEYVKIDEKEVGETGINGGVAGYYGVPLILVSGDDVLCNEAKALIPGIYTVEVKKALSRNAALCLSLNSAHSLIRTTVKEALFHKDNIKPLTFNKPVLLEVRFTNPAYADAASTIPGVKRIDSKTLTYMCDDYLIAFDAFRSMINIES
- a CDS encoding spore coat protein; protein product: MYFQDRDIALDCINSQKLLNSTYTQAVSEASDTSMRSDLTSILNDEFNNQYMIFQVMNRKGWYKSFPANQQDLNNAKTNINNLNSQMQSIWQGMNATMQGASNQSGFNQTPVYQYGNQVYGDRPGQDWGGATNSNIEKSMWSNISSYASQEIGTVNPSSSERNANLDRQS
- a CDS encoding M23 family metallopeptidase, which encodes MERNRYFTIILIPHSTGKPLSIRIPLYVIWATLVTVLSIIIYSLFLTNSYIEVNNKKESLSAQVINLEKEKRQKESEISTYEIEINQISEYLKNLKALEAEVQQKVGLEQSTPSRNNLDRIRLLESQDGVSNDDIIDEIKGIIEEYQNLLKDIEEREKYLRNVPNLYPVNGKASSGYGNRINPITRSWEFHSGLDICADYGSTVKAACDGVVSFTGIKSGYGQTVIIKNSYGFTTLYGHNSRLLVKEGQKVKKGDPIAKVGSSGLSTGPHVHFEVYKNGVRVDPLKYLMGGE
- a CDS encoding bactofilin family protein gives rise to the protein MSNIFGKRTVVSTNSDKITTLIGSETSITGNIKSEGTLRIDGILNGGIETSGDVIIGENSVVTGDIKAANTVIAGRLNGNIDCSGTVSIGSSGKVFGDIKSYNLRIVEGAIIEGRCSIRNEDDHTVFLNSSKEPA
- a CDS encoding glycosyltransferase; this translates as MTIIYPPTIDYKWLYQRPQQLMKEFSRLGIRCIFFNNNNYIKDGQRIAVEDDNLIIVNDKLYPVEYDALVTPPIVLWITYPPHVRLLGKKFRENVVVFDAVDFPSEEFAVWEKDMAEIKRKANIVFTVSRKLYNYMWPHENLHMLKNGADFEHFNKARFIYTHPPKDIPTGKPIVGFIGALSTWLDWDIIRDTVVSNPSYNFVFIGPKYSEFSVPFKAQNAFFLGRKEYIQLPQYLQYMDVCMIPFKITEMTEGSDPIKFFEYMSAGKPVVSTPLPEIISSGLAYIAEDTASFSKMIGRALREKDFNIEKRIEFARKNSWANRAKQAADIIDSYIKNKSRWKIRL